The following are encoded in a window of Candida dubliniensis CD36 chromosome 4, complete sequence genomic DNA:
- a CDS encoding ferric reductase transmembrane component precursor, putative (Similar to S. cerevisiae FRE5) encodes MAIPFDQQFFVEKERNNKYEWLIFILTFIVLAGHGILFYWIPRYLRVNNKRNNIYFRLLKVWDVWTSCVRVRGDIYFQPSLVLLAIVFIGLNVGFCFAEINDLDYQSRFYIISKRLSKVAVGNLPILLFSVMKNDLLTSITGLQHDRLEFIHKWLSRLMWVMITIHMGMAIYYWLNLNFKIMIIIPPQIFGFIAYGSFSILNWASLRFIRQFAYDFFLVQHRVFAFMMLFFTFIHNQGNRAVVLISVHGLVIDRVVSKVFAHIHAKKSPTKGRCTFRIIDDSTISVEIPVSEAEYVSKSWYTRFLPKYKTWKAGQHVYLNVGKIKFFQYHPFTIASLAESGKMRLLVRVQRGFTRKLMRHLEQVDHDEVTIKAMFHGPYGARYQPLITFDTCLFFAAGSGGAFTFPVCLDLLNQIDRRNQDGDVLFRPKSQFIKFVWVIKKQDNIEWFEDLLKQFAGRCAVDIYITQESKEELPLERKNSVIELTKSLTNDYNILYGRPQVQEIIKQHSQQLSSNQSMAVTSCGSPSFTNSIKHHCQSARRMKGSPEVYCYTESF; translated from the coding sequence ATGGCTATTCCATTTGATCAACAGTTTTTTGtggaaaaggaaagaaataataaatatgagtggttgatatttatattgaCGTTTATTGTATTAGCAGGACATGGGATActtttttattggattCCACGATACTTACGAGTCAATAATAAGCGCAACAACATCTACTTTAGGTTGCTTAAAGTGTGGGATGTGTGGACGAGCTGTGTTCGTGTACGGGGCGACATCTACTTTCAGCCAAGTTTGGTATTGTTGGCAATAGTGTTTATTGGTCTTAATGTTGGGTTTTGCTTTGCTGAGATTAATGATTTGGATTATCAAAGTCGGTTTTACATTATTTCCAAGAGATTGCTGAAAGTTGCCGTGGGGAACTTGCCgattttattgttttctgTGATGAAAAATGACTTGTTGACTTCAATAACGGGATTGCAGCACGATAGACTAGAGTTTATACATAAATGGTTATCGCGACTTATGTGGGTCATGATCACCATACATATGGGGATGgcaatttattattggcTAAATctcaattttaaaattatgaTTATCATTCCACCACAGATATTCGGGTTTATTGCTTATGGGAGTTTCAGTATTTTGAACTGGGCCAGTTTAAGGTTTATTAGACAATTTGCCTATGACTTCTTTCTAGTGCAGCACCGGGTATTTGCATTTATGATGTTGTTTTTCACATTTATTCACAATCAAGGAAATAGAGCTGTTGTGTTAATCTCAGTGCATGGGTTGGTCATAGACAGAGTTGTTAGTAAAGTGTTTGCACATATCCATGCCAAAAAGTCGCCCACCAAAGGTAGGTGTACATTCAGGATAATCGACGACAGTACGATTTCGGTGGAGATACCGGTTTCTGAAGCCGAGTATGTGTCGAAATCTTGGTATACGAGATTTCTTCCCAAATACAAAACTTGGAAAGCTGGTCAGCATGTTTATTTGAATGTCggcaaaatcaaattcttccaGTACCATCCATTCACGATTGCCAGTCTTGCTGAGAGTGGAAAGATGAGACTACTTGTAAGGGTTCAGCGAGGGTTTACCAGAAAACTTATGAGACATCTTGAGCAGGTTGATCATGATGAGGTGACAATCAAAGCTATGTTCCATGGTCCTTATGGTGCTAGATACCAACCGTTGATTACTTTTGACACATGTCTTTTTTTCGCTGCTGGTTCTGGTGGCGCGTTTACGTTTCCAGTTTGTCTTGATTTGTTAAACCAAATAGATAGACGAAACCAGGATGGCGATGTATTATTCCGTCCTAAGAGCCAGTTTATTAAGTTTGTGTGGGTAATCAAAAAGCaagataatattgaatgGTTTGAGGATTTGTTGAAACAGTTTGCTGGGCGATGTGCCGTTGACATTTACATTACGCAAGAATCAAAAGAGGAGTTGCCGctagaaagaaagaatctGGTTATTGAACTAACAAAATCGTTAACCAACGATTACAATATTTTATATGGAAGACCGCAAGTTCAAGAGATAATAAAACAGCATTCTCAACAACTAAGTTCGAACCAGTCCATGGCAGTTACGTCGTGTGGGTCTCCATCGTTTACAAACTCAATCAAACACCACTGTCAAAGTGCACGAAGAATGAAAGGGTCGCCAGAAGTGTATTGTTATACTGAGTCGTTTTAG
- a CDS encoding cell wall protein, putative (Similar to C. albicans CRW3), with the protein MHFIFYLILLVSAADYGNFGTYPKVPKTASINGFADPIYDLLPNCAKECVKFSTSNTPCPYWDTGCFCVMPQWAGLVGQCVAQKCKGEDVASARFLATSLCSVVGANTWMMPASISSMLSTAAGDAKEVTTIEGKTAKSWVTAPGSAAGSSVSETGAASETGSSESAKSTTSDASSSSSSTASSSATTSSSPSSSANFAVLQTGGIGSVILGFMMYFLV; encoded by the coding sequence ATGCATTTCATATTCTACTTGATTCTTTTAGTATCTGCTGCTGATTACGGTAACTTTGGCACGTACCCGAAAGTCCCTAAAACTGCTTCCATTAACGGATTTGCTGATCCAATTTACGACTTATTGCCAAACTGTGCAAAGGAATGTGTTAAATTCAGTACCAGTAATACCCCTTGTCCATATTGGGATACTGGATGTTTCTGTGTTATGCCACAATGGGCTGGTTTGGTTGGTCAATGTGTTGCTCAAAAGTGTAAGGGAGAAGATGTTGCTAGTGCTAGATTCTTGGCTACCTCGTTGTGTTCAGTTGTTGGTGCCAATACTTGGATGATGCCTGCCTCTATTTCCTCAATGCTTTCCACCGCAGCTGGAGACGCTAAAGAAGTCACTACAATTGAAGGGAAAACTGCAAAATCGTGGGTTACTGCTCCAGGAAGTGCTGCTGGAAGTAGTGTTTCGGAAACTGGTGCTGCTAGTGAAACCGGCAGTTCCGAATCTGCAAAATCAACTACAAGTGATGCCTCATCATCGTCCTCCTCCACGGCTTCTTCATCTGCTACAACCTCCTCATCCCCATCCTCTTCTGCTAATTTTGCTGTTTTACAGACTGGAGGCATCGGGTCGGTAATTCTTGGCTTTATGATGTACTTTCTTGTATAA
- a CDS encoding cell surface antigen, putative (Similar to C. albicans RBT5), whose translation MLSLSLLSIISIALAADITAIPEGDNPYTVFPSVAKTASINGFADRIYDQLPECAKECVKQSTSNTPCPYWDTGCLCVMPQFGGAVGNCVAKNCKGKDVGSVESLATSLCSAAGVWEPYWMIPSSVSDALAKAGEAAAETTAETTTAETTAESTTAQETTAQETTAAETSKAAESSAPAETSKAEETSKAAETTKAEESSVAQSSSATGVASVSVETANAGNMPAVAIGGVIAAVAALI comes from the coding sequence ATGTTGTCCTTATCTTTATTGTCAATCATTTCAATCGCTTTAGCTGCTGATATCACTGCTATCCCAGAAGGTGATAATCCATACACTGTCTTCCCAAGTGTTGCTAAAACCGCTTCCATCAATGGTTTCGCTGACAGAATCTACGACCAATTGCCAGAATGTGCTAAAGAATGTGTCAAGCAAAGTACCAGTAACACCCCATGTCCATACTGGGATACCGGTTGTTTGTGTGTCATGCCTCAATTCGGTGGTGCTGTTGGTAACTGTGTTGCTAAAAACTGTAAAGGTAAAGATGTTGGTTCTGTTGAATCTTTAGCTACTTCCCTTTGTTCAGCTGCTGGTGTTTGGGAACCATACTGGATGATCCCATCAAGTGTTTCTGATGCTTTGGCTAAAGCTGGTGAAGCTGCTGCTGAAACCACTGCAGAAACCACCACCGCCGAAACTACTGCTGAATCAACTACTGCTCAAGAAACCACTGCCCAAGAAACCACTGCTGCTGAAACTTCCAAGGCTGCTGAAAGTTCAGCTCCAGCTGAAACTTCTAAAGCAGAAGAAACCTCAAAGGCTGCTGAAACTACCAAAGCTGAAGAATCTTCTGTTGCTCAATCTTCTTCTGCTACTGGTGTTGCTTCTGTTTCAGTTGAAACTGCAAACGCCGGTAACATGCCAGCTGTTGCTATTGGTGGTGTTattgctgctgttgctgcCTTAATCTAA
- a CDS encoding ammonium permease, putative (Similar to S. cerevisiae MEP2;~In C. albicans: ammonium permease and regulator of nitrogen starvation-induced filamentation; Biswas K and Morschhauser J (2005) The Mep2p ammonium permease controls nitrogen starvation-induced filamentous growth in Candida albicans. Mol Microbiol 56(3):649-69), with the protein MSGNFTETGTGGDVFKVDLNEQFDRADMVWIGTASVLVWIMIPGVGLLYSGISRKKHALSLMWAALMAACVAAFQWFWWGYSLVFAHNGSVFLGTLQNFCLKDVLGAPSIVKTVPDILFCLYQGMFAAVTAILMAGAGCERARLGPMMVFLFIWLTIVYCPIAYWTWGGNGWLVNLGALDFAGGGPVHENSGFAALAYSLWLGKRHDPVAKGKVPKYKPHSVSSIVMGTIFLWFGWYGFNGGSTGNSSMRSWYACVNTNLAAATGGLTWMFVDWFRTGGKWSTVGLCMGAIAGLVGITPAAGYVPVYTSIIFGIVPAIICNFAVDIKDLLQIDDGMDVWALHGVGGFVGNFMTGLFAADYVAMIDGTEIDGGWINHHWKQLGYQLAGSCAVAAWSFTVTSIILLAMDRIPFLRIRLHEDEEMLGTDLAQIGEYAYYADEDPETNPYVLEPIRSTNISQPLPHIDGVADGSSNNESGEAKN; encoded by the coding sequence ATGTCTGGAAATTTCACGGAAACAGGTACAGGTGGAGATGTGTTTAAAGTCGACTTGAATGAACAATTTGACCGTGCCGATATGGTATGGATTGGTACTGCAAGTGTTTTGGTATGGATCATGATTCCTGGTGTGGGACTCTTGTATTCAGGGATCTCGCGTAAGAAGCATGCATTGTCGTTGATGTGGGCTGCGTTGATGGCTGCGTGTGTGGCAGCCTTCCAGTGGTTCTGGTGGGGGTACTCGTTGGTGTTTGCCCACAATGGTTCTGTGTTTTTGGGAACCTTGCAAAACTTTTGTCTCAAGGATGTTTTAGGGGCACCCAGTATTGTCAAAACGGTTCCTGATATTTTGTTCTGTTTATACCAAGGGATGTTTGCTGCTGTCACTGCTATTTTAATGGCTGGTGCCGGGTGCGAGCGTGCACGATTAGGACCGATGATggtgtttttgtttatctGGTTGACTATTGTGTACTGTCCTATTGCCTATTGGACATGGGGCGGAAATGGTTGGTTGGTCAACTTGGGAGCATTGGATTTCGCTGGTGGCGGTCCAGTTCACGAAAACTCTGGTTTTGCTGCTTTGGCATACTCGCTCTGGTTGGGTAAGAGACATGACCCTGTTGCCAAAGGCAAAGTTCCAAAATACAAGCCACATTCAGTTTCCTCCATTGTTATGGGCACGATCTTTCTCTGGTTTGGCTGGTACGGTTTCAATGGTGGGTCTACAGGTAACTCTTCCATGCGTTCGTGGTACGCCTGTGTCAACACCAACCTTGCTGCTGCAACCGGGGGGTTGACTTGGATGTTTGTTGATTGGTTTAGAACTGGCGGCAAATGGTCGACTGTTGGCTTGTGCATGGGCGCAATTGCTGGTCTCGTTGGAATCACTCCTGCTGCTGGCTACGTTCCTGTTTACACGTCGATAATTTTCGGCATTGTTCCAGCCATTATCTGTAACTTTGCTGTTGACATAAAGGACTTGTTGCAGATTGACGACGGTATGGACGTGTGGGCGCTCCATGGTGTTGGTGGATTTGTTGGTAACTTTATGACGGGATTATTTGCTGCAGACTATGTTGCCATGATTGACGGAACTGAGATTGACGGTGGGTGGATAAACCACCACTGGAAACAATTGGGGTACCAGTTGGCAGGAAGTTGTGCTGTAGCTGCGTGGTCGTTCACTGTTACATCGATCATTTTGCTTGCTATGGACAGAATCCCATTTCTCAGAATCCGTCTCCACGAAGACGAGGAAATGTTGGGTACCGACTTGGCACAAATTGGGGAATATGCCTATTATGCTGATGAAGATCCTGAGACCAACCCATATGTATTGGAACCTATCCGCTCTACCAATATAAGCCAACCGTTACCCCATATTGACGGTGTTGCTGATGGGTCTAGCAATAATGAGTCGGGAGAAGCTAAAAATTAG
- the HIS4 gene encoding histidine biosynthesis trifunctional protein [includes: phosphoribosyl-amp cyclohydrolase (ec 3.5.4.19); phosphoribosyl-atp pyrophosphohydrolase (ec 3.6.1.31); histidinol dehydrogenase (ec 1.1.1.23) (hdh)], putative yields MTFPVLPVISSPEDRESINEFSLVGQVIFPIESVSIKKHFIHQFPHDVDIFVNAIDNASIDQIVELLNVGIKQVFVNETQYREAIEAGLPSARFVVSVDVPSAELVASEASFVVTKPFPEGNLKEYNANENRVLYIKSDFTQDEAIELAKNYIPVIPSSKLSVKREEKNKISISAVFVSTLTTDRPDGLYTTLITTPSPSYTALGIVYSSKDSIVAAIEEKVGVYQSRKRRDELWYKGKTSGATQKLVKLSKDCDSDVIQFMVEPRTGYGFCHRETKFTCFGDDMADSPARGLPKLDSTLQDRLENAPEGSYTKRLFDDEKLLIAKLKEELDELIEAKSKEEIAWECADLVYFAMVWCIKHGVRLADVEKNLDVKSLKVSRRKGDAKPKYQEPTTNSSYKLEIVSIDDAAAVERAMTRPVQKTADIMKLVLPIIEKVKSDGDKALIELTSKFDGVKLDTPVLQAPFPAESMDISEEMKAAIDLSMQNIEKFHAAQLPKEKVMTVETCPGVFCSRFAKPIENVGLYVPGGTAVLPSTAMMLGVPAKVAGCKNIIIASPPSRATGKLTPEVVYVAHKLGAKCIVMAGGAQAVTAMAYGTESVLKCDKILGPGNQFVTAAKMYVQNDTQALCSIDMPAGPSEVLVIADCNADADFVASDLLSQAEHGVDSQVILIGVGLSDEKLNEFQNAVEKQAQVLPRKEIVAKCLAHSYILLAKTYQEAFDLSNQYAPEHLILQIDDAPSYVPDMIENAGSVFVGALSPESCGDYSSGTNHTLPTYGYARQYSGVNTATFQKFITSQEVTEDGLKNIGKAVMELARVEGLEAHRRAVEIRMDRIT; encoded by the coding sequence ATGACTTTCCCTGTTTTGCCTGTTATTTCTTCTCCCGAAGATAGagaatcaattaatgagTTTTCTTTAGTGGGTCAAGTAATTTTCCCAATAGAAAGTGTTAGTATCAAGAAACACtttattcatcaatttccaCATGACGTGGATATTTTTGTAAATGCTATTGATAATGCCAGTATTGACCAAATTGTTGAGTTGTTGAACGTTGGGATCAAGCAGGTGTTTGTTAATGAGACTCAATATCGTGAAGCTATTGAAGCAGGCTTACCAAGTGCTAGATTTGTTGTGTCTGTTGATGTCCCAAGTGCTGAATTAGTGGCATCTGAAGCATCCTTTGTTGTTACTAAACCATTTCCTGAGGGGAATTTGAAAGAATATAATGCGAATGAAAACAGGGTTTTATATATCAAATCTGATTTCACACAGGATGAGGCCATTGAATTGGCTAAAAACTATATTCCAGTGATTCCAAGCTCGAAATTGTCTGTCAAACGTGAAGAAAAGAACAAGATATCAATTTCTGCTGTGTTTGTTAGTACATTGACTACCGACAGACCAGATGGGTTGTACACCACATTAATCACAACGCCATCCCCTTCTTATACGGCATTGGGTATAGTGTATTCCTCCAAGGACTCTATAGTTGCTGCAATTGAAGAGAAAGTTGGGGTTTATCAATCACGTAAACGCAGAGATGAATTATGGTACAAGGGCAAAACCAGTGGTGCTACCCAGAAATTAGTTAAGTTATCCAAGGATTGTGATTCTGATGTGATTCAGTTTATGGTAGAACCACGAACTGGCTATGGGTTCTGCCACCGTGAAACCAAATTTACATGTTTTGGTGATGATATGGCAGACTCTCCAGCTAGAGGATTGCCCAAATTAGATAGTACTTTGCAAGACAGATTAGAAAATGCACCCGAGGGATCCTATACTAAACGTTTATTTGATGAcgaaaaattattgattgcCAAATTGAAGGAAGAGTTggatgaattgattgaagcCAAGTCGAAGGAGGAAATTGCTTGGGAATGTGCCgatttggtttattttgcCATGGTCTGGTGCATCAAACATGGAGTGAGATTGGCTGATGTTGAAAAGAATTTGGACGTAAAGTCCTTGAAAGTTTCCAGAAGAAAAGGAGACGCCAAGCCTAAGTACCAAGAGCCTACTACCAATAGCAGCTATAAGTTGGAGATTGTTAGCATTGATgatgctgctgctgttgaGCGTGCAATGACAAGACCTGTTCAGAAGACTGCAGACATTATGAAACTTGTGCTTcctattattgaaaaagtgAAATCTGATGGTGACAAAGCTCTTATTGAGTTGACATCCAAGTTTGATGGTGTGAAACTTGACACACCTGTTTTACAAGCTCCGTTCCCTGCTGAGCTGATGGATATTTCCGAAGAAATGAAAGCTGCTATTGACTTGTCAATGCAGAATATCGAAAAATTCCATGCTGCACAATTACCCAAGGAAAAGGTTATGACGGTAGAAACATGTCCTGGTGTGTTCTGTTCTAGATTTGCCAAGCCGATTGAAAATGTTGGATTGTATGTTCCAGGTGGTACAGCAGTATTACCTTCTACGGCAATGATGTTGGGTGTTCCAGCAAAAGTTGCTGGGTGTAAGAATATTATAATTGCGTCTCCTCCGTCACGTGCTACAGGGAAGTTGACGCCAGAAGTTGTCTATGTTGCGCACAAATTGGGAGCAAAGTGTATTGTTATGGCAGGTGGTGCTCAAGCAGTTACGGCAATGGCATATGGTACTGAAAGTGTGCTCAAGTGTGACAAGATCTTGGGTCCCGGAAACCAGTTTGTTACTGCTGCCAAGATGTATGTTCAGAATGATACCCAAGCATTATGTTCAATTGATATGCCAGCGGGGCCATCTGAGGTTTTGGTTATTGCAGATTGCAATGCCGATGCTGACTTTGTTGCTAGTGATTTGCTTTCACAAGCTGAGCATGGTGTAGACTCTCAGGTAATTCTTATTGGTGTTGGATTGAGCGATGAGAAATTGAATGAGTTCCAGAATGCAGTAGAGAAACAAGCCCAAGTGTTGCCAAGAAAGGAGATTGTTGCTAAATGTTTGGCCCATTCATACATTTTGTTGGCTAAAACATACCAAGAAGCCTTTGATTTGTCGAATCAATATGCTCCTGAACATTTGATATTACAAATCGACGATGCTCCATCTTATGTTCCTGATATGATTGAGAATGCCGGTTCAGTTTTTGTTGGAGCATTGTCACCTGAATCCTGTGGGGATTACTCAAGTGGGACTAACCACACTTTGCCAACGTATGGTTACGCCAGACAATATTCTGGAGTCAATACTGCTACTTTCCAGAAGTTTATTACTTCTCAAGAAGTTACAGAAGACGGGCTTAAGAATATCGGCAAAGCGGTAATGGAATTAGCAAGAGTTGAGGGGTTGGAAGCTCACAGAAGAGCAGTTGAAATCAGAATGGATAGGATTACATAG